In one window of Colius striatus isolate bColStr4 unplaced genomic scaffold, bColStr4.1.hap1 scaffold_59, whole genome shotgun sequence DNA:
- the LOC133629524 gene encoding protein NDRG2-like → MTPCPVLLVVGENSPDKDAMVECIVKLNPTQTPFLKMADGGGQPQLTQPAKLTEAFKYFVQGMGYMPASTMTRLSRSRTASVASSGSAEGERGRSRTLSRGSVGGAPGSP, encoded by the exons ATGACCCC CTGCCCCGTGCTTTTGGTGGTCGGTGAGAACTCCCCCGACAAGGACGCCATG gTGGAGTGTATTGTCAAGCTCAACCCGACCCAAACTCCCTTCCTCAAG ATGGCAGACGGGGGCGGCCAACCCCAACTCACCCAG CCAGCCAAGCTGACGGAGGCCTTCAAGTACTTTGTGCAGGGGATGGGCTACA TGCCCGCGTCCACCATGACTCGCTTGTCCCGGTCCCGAACCGCTTCGGTCGCCAGTTCCGGCTCGGCCGAAGGCGAACGGGGCCGGAGCCGAACCCTGTCCCGCGGCAGCGTCGGGGGAGCACCCGGGAGCCCTTGA
- the LOC133629525 gene encoding DNA-(apurinic or apyrimidinic site) endonuclease-like, which translates to MDQYGPVSPSNLYVPPPPPQDTAEDGRRFNFKVTSWNVDGLRAWVKKGGLEWVQADASDVLCLQETKCGAELVPEELRSLGAFPHQHSPSDRPSYSGVGLLSRTKPLAITYGMGDPELDAEDRVLTAEFPALRVVCVYVPNSGRGLGQLSFRQAWDGRFRSFVSQLDRSKPVAICGDLNVAHQPLDLRNPSGNKRSPGFTQGEREAFGELLGAGFLDSFRVFNPSLPNAFTFWTYLSGARARNVGWRLDYCLWSQRGRKDLCDSRIEQRAQGSDHCPVGIYLALEGAG; encoded by the exons TTTCTCCCAGTAACCTGTacgtccccccccccccgccccaggACACGGCGGAAGACGGGCGAAGGTTCAACTTCAAGGTGACGTCGTGGAACGTGGACGGTCTCAGGGCCTGGGTGAAGAAAGGAGGCCTGGAG tGGGTCCAGGCCGATGCCTCCGACGTCCTTTGCCTCCAGGAGACCAAATGTGGGGCCGAGTTGGTGCCAGAGGAGCTGCGGAGCCTCGGGGCCttccctcaccagcacagccccagcgacCGGCCCAGCTACAGCGGCGTGGGGCTACTCAGCAGGACCAAACCCCTGGCTATCACCTATGGCATGG GTGACCCCGAGCTGGACGCCGAGGACCGCGTGCTGACGGCCGAGTTCCCTGCCCTGCGCGTCGTCTGCGTCTACGTGCCCAACTCCGGGCGAGGCCTGGGCCAACTGAGCTTCCGGCAGGCCTGGGACGGGCGCTTCCGCTCCTTCGTGTCCCAGCTGGACCGGTCCAAACCGGTCGCCATCTGCGGCGACCTCAACGTCGCCCACCAGCCCTTGGACCTGAGGAACCCGTCGGGGAACAAGAGGAGCCCCGGGTTCACGCAGGGGGAGCGGGAGGCGttcggggagctgctgggggccgGCTTCCTCGACAGCTTCCGGGTGTTTAACCCCTCGCTGCCCAACGCCTTCACCTTCTGGACCTACCTGagcggggccagggccaggaacgtgggctggaggctggattactgcctgtggtcccagaggggcaggaaggatctGTGCGACAGCAGGATCGAGCAGCGGGCCCAGGGCAGCGACCACTGTCCCGTGGGGATCTACCTGGCGCTGGagggggcaggctga